The window GGTGACGATGGCAGGTTGCAAGTCGTGGGTGGAGTTGCCGCAGCCGATCGCAACGAGCGATTTGCAGCCGGTGCTTGATGAGGTGGAGTTTCAGGTCGCGACGGCGAACATCGACGCCGCCTCGCGACTTAGCTAGAGCCAGCGCGCGGCAGCGTTTATAGTGAGTGCTCGCTAGTTCGCTCTCTCCGCCGCCACGCAAGGATCGCCTGCATGCGAGCCTGGTTGCTACTGACTCTCGTTTTCTCGCTCGGCGTTTCGCGCGCCCACGCTGCAGAGCCAGCCATCGATTTCGATCGCCAGATCGCGACGCTCCTCGCCAGCCGTTGCCTCGATTGTCACAGCGGTGCGGAGCCGAAAGGAAAGCTCGATCTTTCGACCGCTGCCGGCGCACTGCGTGGCGGCGAGTCGGGGCCGGCCATTGTTCCTGGCAAACTGACCGACAGTCAACTTTGGGAACGAATCGCTGCCGGCGATATGCCGCCGAAGAAGCCGTTGCCGGAGAAAGAAAAAGAACTGCTGAAGGCCTGGCTCACGGCTGGCGGAAAATGGGGTAGCGATCCGATCGATCCGTATCGCTTCAGCACGACAGCCCGCGCCGGACAGGATTGGTGGTCGCTGCAACCCCTGCGAGTTGCTCGCGAACTGTCTCGCGAAAGTGCGATCGATGCAATGTTGCAACAAAAGCTGAAGGAACAGCAACTCGATTTTTCTTCCGCCGCCGACCGTCGTACTCTCATTCGCCGATTGAGTTTTGATCTCGCTGGTTTGCCACCGACGCCTGAGGAAATCGAATCGTTCACCAAAGATGATTCGCCGCAGGCCTACGAAAAACTCGTGCAGCGATTACTCGATTCGCCACATTATGGCGAACGCTGGGCTCGTCACTGGCTCGACGTGGCGCACTTCGGCGAGAGCGATGGATTTGAGTTCGACAAGATGCGGCCGAATGCCTGGCGGTATCGCGATTGGGTGATCGACTCGCTGAACCGCGATATGCCCTACGACGAGTTTGCGAAGCTGCAGATTGCTGGCGATGTACTGCGGCCGAGCGATCCGCAGGCGGTCATCGCGACGGGCTTTCTCGTCGGCGGTGCGTTCGATAGTTTGCTGCCGGCCGGTGATGCGATGCGGCAGATCATGCGGCAGGATGAACTCGAGGATATCGTTGGTCTCGTGGGGCAATCGTTCCTCGGCCTGACGGTGCACTGCGCTCGCTGTCACGATCATAAGTTTGATCCCATTCGCGCCGCCGATTACTACAACCTAGCCGCCTCGCTGGCCGGCGTTCGTCGCGGCGAACGGAGTTTGCCGGCGAATCCACCGCCGAGCGAATTGCTCGAACGGCAGCAGAAACTCGTCAAGCAATTGAAGGGATTAGAAGAGCCTGCCCGCACGACGATCCTGGCGAAACGTAAGCAGGCAATCGAAAGCAACAACGCGAAACTCCCTGAACCCTTCGCGGCTTGGGAATTTGATGAGGATGTGAAAGACTCGCAGGGGCAACTGCATGGCCAGTTGCAAGGCAAAGCTCGCGTTGAAAACGGCGCGCTCGTGCTCGATGGCGCCTCGTACGTGACGACCTCCCCCCTGCCCCGCCGCATCAAGGAAAAGACGTTTGAAGTCTGGGTGAAGCTCGCCAATTTGCAGCAACGTGGCGGCGGTGTGATGACGCTGCAGACGCTCGATGGCAGTATTTTCGACTCGCTCGTTTATGCCGAACGCAATGCCGGGCATTGGCTGGCCGGCAGTAACTTTTTTCAGCGGACCAAAGACCTGCAAGGCACGGCAGAGACCGAAGCCGACAAACAGTTCGTGCACATCGCCCTGGTCTACCACGGCGATGGCCGCATCGCCGCCTATCGCAACGGCCAGCCGTACGGCAGCGAGTATCCGTCGGGCGCCGCGGTCTCTTTCGATGCTGACAAATCGCAAATCGTCTTCGGCCTGCGGCATGGGCCAGCCGGTGAAGGCAAGCTGCTGAAGGGGCTGATCGATCGCGCTCGGCTGTATGCTCGCGCCCTCACGCCGGACGAGATCGCTGCTTCAGCGGGCGTTGCTTCGTCGTATGTCGCCGAAGCAGAACTGGTTGCACAGCTCAGCGCTGACCAGCAGAAACAACGCGAGACGATTAAGGGTGAATTGGCCGCGCTGACGAATCAAGTCGATTCGGTACGTGAGCCGAAAACGTTCGCCGTCACGCCGCAACAGCCCGATGTTTCTTACTTGCTGATTCGCGGCAATCCAACGCAGAAAGGTCCCGAGGCAAAGCCAGCCGGCATTCGTTCGCTCACGCCGAACCATTTTGATTTTGAATTGGCCGCTAACGCTCCTGAGCCGGATCGCCGCCGCAAGCTGGCCGAGTGGATTGCCAGCGAAAAGAATCCTCTCTTCGCGCGCACGCTCGTCAACCGCGTCTGGCAGTATCACTTCGGTCAGGGACTGGTCCTCACGCCGAACGACTTGGGCTATAGCGGCGGTCAACCGTCGCATCCCGAGTTGCTCGACTGCCTCGCCGCAAAGTTCATTGAGAACAAGTGGAGCCTGAAAGAACTGCATCGGCTCATCGTTACCAGTCGCGCCTATCAGCAGTCGTCGTTGCCGCGCGAAGCAGCGATGAAGGTCGACAGCCAGAACCGCCTGCTGTGGCGGTTCTCACCGCGGCGACTCGAAGCGGAGTCGGTGCGCGATGCGATGCTGATGGCCGCTGGTGAACTGAACCCCGCCCGCGGAGGCGTGAGCTTCAAGGACTTCGAGCCGTTCAATCGCGGCGGCACGCAGTTCTACAGACCCATCGACGTGAGCGGACCGGAATTCAATCGCCGCAGCATTTATCGCATGTGGGCCCGTGGCGGCAAGAATCCGCTGCTCGATACCTTCGACTGTCCCGATCCTTCGACCACCACGCCAACCCGCGGCAGTACGACCACACCGCTGCAGGCTCTGTCGCTTCTCAATCATTCCTTCACGTTGCGAATGGCCGATAGTTTTGCCGAGCGACTCAAGCGTGAAGAAAAAGAAAACGAAGCCGAGCAGATCCGTCTGGCCTTTGTGCTTACCACCGGTTCAACTCCCGCCGATGAGCAGCTGGCCGCGAGCCGGGCGTTTGTGCAGAAGCATGGCTTGTCGCCGTTCTGCCGCGTGTTGTTGAACTCGAACGCGTTCCTGTATGTCGATTAGTCCGGACCTTGCTGAGCAAAGTGCTATGACCACTAACCGCCGCGATTTTTTGTCGTTTGCCGCTCAAGGCATCGGCGCGACTGCGCTCACGTCGCTGCTGATGAACGAGCGGACCGCGCGGGCGGAAAAGATTCCCGGCCAGGCCAACGATCCGCCGCCACATCATCCGGCCAAGGCCAAGCGGGTTATTCATATCTGCTGCTGCGGCGCTTTTAGCCAGCTCGATACGTTCGACT is drawn from Anatilimnocola floriformis and contains these coding sequences:
- a CDS encoding DUF1553 domain-containing protein is translated as MRAWLLLTLVFSLGVSRAHAAEPAIDFDRQIATLLASRCLDCHSGAEPKGKLDLSTAAGALRGGESGPAIVPGKLTDSQLWERIAAGDMPPKKPLPEKEKELLKAWLTAGGKWGSDPIDPYRFSTTARAGQDWWSLQPLRVARELSRESAIDAMLQQKLKEQQLDFSSAADRRTLIRRLSFDLAGLPPTPEEIESFTKDDSPQAYEKLVQRLLDSPHYGERWARHWLDVAHFGESDGFEFDKMRPNAWRYRDWVIDSLNRDMPYDEFAKLQIAGDVLRPSDPQAVIATGFLVGGAFDSLLPAGDAMRQIMRQDELEDIVGLVGQSFLGLTVHCARCHDHKFDPIRAADYYNLAASLAGVRRGERSLPANPPPSELLERQQKLVKQLKGLEEPARTTILAKRKQAIESNNAKLPEPFAAWEFDEDVKDSQGQLHGQLQGKARVENGALVLDGASYVTTSPLPRRIKEKTFEVWVKLANLQQRGGGVMTLQTLDGSIFDSLVYAERNAGHWLAGSNFFQRTKDLQGTAETEADKQFVHIALVYHGDGRIAAYRNGQPYGSEYPSGAAVSFDADKSQIVFGLRHGPAGEGKLLKGLIDRARLYARALTPDEIAASAGVASSYVAEAELVAQLSADQQKQRETIKGELAALTNQVDSVREPKTFAVTPQQPDVSYLLIRGNPTQKGPEAKPAGIRSLTPNHFDFELAANAPEPDRRRKLAEWIASEKNPLFARTLVNRVWQYHFGQGLVLTPNDLGYSGGQPSHPELLDCLAAKFIENKWSLKELHRLIVTSRAYQQSSLPREAAMKVDSQNRLLWRFSPRRLEAESVRDAMLMAAGELNPARGGVSFKDFEPFNRGGTQFYRPIDVSGPEFNRRSIYRMWARGGKNPLLDTFDCPDPSTTTPTRGSTTTPLQALSLLNHSFTLRMADSFAERLKREEKENEAEQIRLAFVLTTGSTPADEQLAASRAFVQKHGLSPFCRVLLNSNAFLYVD